From Micromonospora rifamycinica, a single genomic window includes:
- a CDS encoding heme ABC transporter ATP-binding protein, with the protein MVNVRRRRGPLRLLGARTAARVPTAPVPGGTRIRATGVRVERAGRAVLDRVDLGVRAGELHALVGPNGAGKSTLLAAVSGDLPLAAGTVEVDGRPLAEWSAVELAMRRAVLTQHSVLSFPFAVVEVVRMGRSPWAGRPEEAHDDAVVAETMRRCDVIRFATRPHPSLSGGEQARVALARVLAQQTGVLLLDEPTAALDLHHQELVMRIARERAEAGDAVVVVLHDLALAGAYADRITLLAEGRVRATGPPGTVLTAPLLSEVYRHDIEVVPHPDTHLPLVVPRRRGPTRNTPVTEE; encoded by the coding sequence GTGGTGAACGTACGTCGGCGACGGGGGCCGCTGCGGCTGCTCGGAGCCCGGACGGCCGCCCGGGTGCCGACCGCCCCGGTGCCGGGCGGCACCCGGATCCGGGCCACCGGGGTCCGGGTCGAGCGCGCCGGCCGAGCGGTGCTCGACCGGGTCGACCTCGGGGTCCGCGCCGGTGAACTGCACGCCCTGGTGGGGCCGAACGGCGCCGGCAAGTCCACCCTGCTGGCCGCCGTCAGCGGTGACCTGCCGCTCGCCGCCGGGACGGTCGAGGTCGACGGTCGTCCGCTGGCCGAGTGGTCGGCCGTGGAGCTGGCGATGCGCCGGGCGGTGCTGACCCAGCACAGTGTCCTGAGTTTCCCCTTCGCGGTGGTCGAGGTGGTCCGGATGGGTCGTTCCCCCTGGGCCGGTCGCCCGGAGGAGGCCCACGACGATGCGGTGGTCGCCGAGACCATGCGACGCTGTGACGTGATCCGGTTCGCCACCCGGCCCCACCCGTCGCTCTCCGGCGGCGAGCAGGCCCGGGTGGCACTGGCCCGGGTGCTGGCCCAGCAGACCGGGGTACTGCTGCTCGACGAACCGACCGCCGCCCTCGACCTGCACCACCAGGAGTTGGTTATGCGTATCGCCCGGGAGCGGGCCGAGGCCGGCGACGCCGTCGTGGTGGTGCTGCACGACCTCGCCCTGGCCGGGGCGTACGCGGACCGGATCACCCTGCTCGCCGAGGGCCGGGTACGGGCCACCGGACCCCCCGGCACGGTGCTGACCGCGCCCCTGCTCAGCGAGGTCTACCGGCACGACATCGAGGTCGTGCCGCACCCGGACACCCACCTGCCGCTGGTCGTCCCCCGCCGCCGGGGTCCGACCCGGAACACCCCCGTCACGGAGGAATAG
- a CDS encoding heme/hemin ABC transporter substrate-binding protein — translation MTPRALPLVLVLLAGALVGCTDPAAEARSAPTSCGPVTATLPDTDVTPLDPAPTPALPVTVTSTDGVATTVTDAARILPVNLYGSIAEIVFSLGLGGNVVGRDTSTTFPAAAHLPVVTPAGHDLSAEAVLALAPTVVVADDSIGPPETLRQLRAAGIPVVLVAAEQTLDAVPGHVRAIAAALGVGPAGDRLVTRIEGETAAARAGVPDGPAPRVAFLYLRGTAGVYLIGGQGAGSDAMIEAAGGVDAGSAIGLAKFRPLTSEGLINAAPDVLLVMSGGLESVGGVDGLLRLPGVGQTPAGAARRVVDMDDGVLLTFGTRSGRVVRALADALHCRSPR, via the coding sequence GTGACCCCGCGTGCGCTGCCGCTCGTCCTGGTGCTGCTCGCCGGCGCCCTGGTCGGCTGCACCGACCCGGCGGCCGAGGCGCGGTCGGCCCCGACCTCCTGCGGCCCGGTCACCGCCACCCTGCCCGACACCGACGTGACCCCGCTGGACCCGGCCCCCACCCCGGCCCTGCCGGTCACCGTCACCTCCACCGACGGCGTCGCTACCACGGTCACCGACGCCGCGCGCATCCTGCCGGTCAACCTCTACGGCTCGATCGCCGAGATCGTGTTCAGCCTCGGCCTCGGCGGCAACGTCGTCGGCCGGGACACCTCCACCACCTTCCCGGCCGCGGCACACCTGCCCGTGGTCACCCCGGCCGGGCACGACCTGTCCGCCGAGGCGGTGCTCGCCCTCGCCCCCACGGTGGTCGTCGCCGACGACAGCATCGGTCCACCCGAGACACTGCGGCAACTGCGCGCCGCCGGTATCCCGGTGGTCCTGGTCGCCGCCGAGCAGACCCTCGACGCCGTGCCCGGGCACGTCCGGGCCATCGCGGCGGCGCTCGGCGTCGGCCCGGCCGGCGACCGGCTGGTCACCCGGATCGAGGGGGAGACCGCCGCGGCCCGCGCCGGGGTGCCCGACGGTCCGGCCCCCCGTGTCGCCTTCCTCTATCTGCGCGGCACCGCCGGGGTCTACCTGATCGGCGGGCAGGGGGCCGGTTCCGACGCGATGATCGAGGCGGCCGGAGGGGTGGACGCCGGCAGCGCGATCGGCCTGGCGAAGTTCCGCCCGCTGACCAGCGAGGGCCTGATCAACGCGGCCCCGGACGTGCTGCTGGTGATGAGCGGTGGGCTGGAGTCCGTCGGCGGCGTCGACGGCCTGCTCAGGCTCCCCGGGGTGGGGCAGACCCCGGCCGGGGCCGCCCGCCGGGTCGTCGACATGGACGACGGCGTCCTGCTCACCTTCGGCACCCGCTCCGGGCGGGTGGTGCGGGCACTGGCCGACGCGCTGCACTGCCGGAGCCCGCGATGA
- a CDS encoding DUF2470 domain-containing protein, translating into MTGQPFDADVVHAVSRHMNDDHAGDSLLICRALGGCPAATRARVTGLDADGMDFAVTLDDLEVPVRIPFAHRLTERAEIRREVVRMYEQACAALGVPSRPAD; encoded by the coding sequence GTGACCGGGCAGCCGTTCGACGCCGACGTCGTCCACGCGGTCAGCCGGCACATGAACGACGACCACGCCGGGGACTCGCTGCTGATCTGCCGTGCCCTCGGCGGCTGCCCGGCGGCGACCCGGGCGCGGGTGACCGGCCTGGACGCCGACGGGATGGACTTCGCCGTCACCCTCGACGACCTTGAGGTGCCGGTGCGGATCCCGTTCGCCCACCGGCTCACCGAGCGGGCCGAGATCCGCCGCGAGGTGGTCCGGATGTACGAGCAGGCGTGCGCCGCGCTCGGCGTACCGTCGCGCCCCGCCGACTGA
- a CDS encoding tetratricopeptide repeat protein, whose amino-acid sequence MWAEPFSVGISGYFHGNVFIGSPAYRLTGAGGGVPRAVESLRLSELLDPRHRVVPFVGREDEQRSLWRWLDPPHAGLRSVRLMYAPGGQGKTRLADRVGATAQEAGWTVLHASCEPLTPEPRSGPSGGSDNDGALLVVVDYADRWPAGALPSLLTDPLLHGGGQVRVLLLARSPGYWWAGLRSWLTGVGMPADEFPLPPLAADPQARRRLFRVAVDRFASLLPDARPAEVVVPRLTDPAYGTALAVQLAALVAVDVSRLAGSTAPSSLVDLYGHLIGRETAHWQKLRRAGVTTSPTQQLDLAVVTATLAGPVADDAAGEILRCAGAEPTTIRALLTDHTACYPSYDQESVLEPLRPDRWGEAYLALAVAGHDWWSRHPPRSWAAGVARALLRAADLEPATAAGVRARALTVLSEVATEWRHVATRVLLPALRADPALATAAGGAVLATIVDLPDMDVELLAAIEPHLPPGRHSDFDLVARRITGRLVEYRLPRCGDDAERARLHIDYGRRLARAGDRHAAQAALDRAVAAAEAARAADPGPTTAVLLAWALHLRGHRLAAVNRSAEALASVERAVEILDFLAGDDPAYRFRLAETLDNLGIRLAEVGRHPEAEVAARRSVKLFSADAPSPAGEVGRAAALTNLSAIKAHQGRADSALRTARRAARLWRRLSDEQPAVYLPELALTLNTLGLRYAESGRLEEAVKATAESEEIYRELVDCNPVVFELDLAAVLANLSGHLWRLNRRAEALRTHAEAERIFTRWGGADPEVFSPHLREVRQNLARMVAEQTPVYLYRWEPGAGSFGS is encoded by the coding sequence GTGTGGGCCGAGCCCTTCAGTGTCGGCATCAGCGGCTATTTCCACGGAAATGTCTTCATCGGCTCGCCGGCCTACCGGCTGACCGGCGCTGGCGGTGGCGTGCCGCGCGCGGTGGAGAGCCTGCGACTGTCCGAGCTGCTCGACCCGCGTCACCGGGTGGTGCCCTTCGTGGGGCGCGAGGACGAGCAACGGTCGTTGTGGCGCTGGCTCGACCCGCCGCACGCCGGCCTGAGGTCGGTGCGGTTGATGTACGCCCCGGGTGGCCAGGGCAAGACCCGGCTCGCCGACCGGGTCGGGGCGACCGCCCAGGAGGCCGGATGGACGGTGTTGCACGCGTCCTGTGAGCCCCTGACGCCCGAGCCGCGATCCGGTCCGTCCGGCGGGTCCGACAACGATGGCGCACTGCTGGTGGTGGTCGACTACGCCGACCGTTGGCCGGCCGGCGCGTTGCCGTCGCTCCTGACCGACCCGCTGCTGCACGGCGGGGGACAGGTCCGGGTGCTGCTGCTGGCCCGTTCCCCGGGGTACTGGTGGGCGGGGTTGCGCTCCTGGCTGACCGGGGTCGGTATGCCGGCCGACGAGTTCCCGTTGCCGCCGCTGGCGGCGGATCCGCAGGCCCGGCGGCGGCTCTTCCGGGTGGCGGTCGACCGGTTCGCCAGCCTGCTCCCGGATGCCCGGCCCGCCGAGGTGGTGGTGCCCCGGCTGACCGATCCCGCGTACGGGACCGCGCTGGCGGTGCAGCTGGCCGCCCTGGTCGCCGTCGACGTCAGCCGGCTGGCCGGATCGACCGCGCCGTCCAGTCTGGTGGATCTCTACGGCCACCTGATCGGCCGGGAGACCGCCCACTGGCAGAAGCTGCGCCGGGCCGGGGTGACGACCAGCCCGACCCAACAGCTCGATCTGGCCGTGGTGACCGCGACGCTGGCCGGCCCGGTGGCGGACGACGCGGCGGGGGAGATCCTCCGTTGCGCCGGTGCCGAACCGACCACGATCAGGGCCTTGCTGACCGACCACACCGCCTGCTATCCGTCGTACGACCAGGAGTCCGTGCTGGAACCGTTGCGGCCCGACCGGTGGGGCGAGGCGTATCTCGCGCTGGCCGTGGCCGGTCACGACTGGTGGTCCCGCCACCCGCCCCGTTCCTGGGCGGCCGGTGTCGCCCGGGCACTGCTCCGGGCGGCGGACCTGGAGCCGGCCACGGCGGCCGGGGTCCGGGCCCGGGCGCTGACCGTGCTCAGCGAGGTGGCCACCGAATGGCGGCACGTGGCGACCAGGGTGCTGCTGCCGGCGCTCCGGGCGGATCCGGCACTCGCCACCGCCGCCGGTGGTGCGGTCCTGGCGACGATCGTCGACCTGCCCGACATGGACGTCGAACTGCTGGCGGCGATCGAGCCGCACCTCCCCCCGGGGCGGCATTCCGACTTCGACCTGGTGGCCCGCCGCATCACCGGCCGGCTGGTCGAGTACCGGCTGCCCCGGTGCGGTGACGACGCCGAACGGGCCCGGCTGCACATCGACTACGGTCGCCGGCTGGCCCGGGCCGGCGATCGGCACGCGGCGCAGGCCGCCCTCGACCGGGCGGTGGCCGCCGCCGAGGCCGCGCGCGCCGCCGATCCCGGCCCGACGACCGCCGTGCTGCTCGCCTGGGCGCTGCACCTGCGGGGTCACCGGCTCGCCGCGGTGAACCGGAGCGCCGAGGCGCTGGCCAGCGTCGAGCGGGCGGTCGAGATCCTCGATTTCCTCGCCGGGGATGACCCGGCGTACCGGTTCCGTCTCGCCGAGACGCTCGACAATCTCGGCATCCGGCTGGCCGAGGTCGGCCGCCACCCGGAGGCCGAGGTGGCGGCCCGGCGCAGCGTGAAGCTGTTCTCCGCCGACGCCCCGTCGCCGGCCGGCGAGGTCGGCCGGGCCGCCGCGTTGACCAACCTCTCGGCCATCAAGGCGCACCAGGGCCGGGCCGACTCCGCCCTGCGGACCGCGCGCCGCGCGGCGCGGCTCTGGCGTCGGCTCAGCGACGAACAGCCGGCGGTGTACCTACCGGAACTGGCCCTGACGTTGAACACGCTCGGTCTCCGGTACGCCGAGTCCGGCCGGCTGGAGGAGGCGGTGAAGGCGACTGCGGAGTCGGAGGAGATCTACCGGGAACTCGTCGACTGCAATCCGGTGGTGTTCGAGCTGGACCTGGCCGCGGTGCTGGCGAACCTGAGCGGCCACCTGTGGCGGCTGAACCGACGCGCCGAGGCGCTCCGGACGCATGCCGAGGCCGAGCGGATCTTCACCCGTTGGGGCGGTGCCGACCCGGAGGTCTTCTCGCCGCACCTGCGGGAGGTCCGACAGAACCTCGCCCGGATGGTGGCCGAGCAGACCCCGGTGTACCTGTACCGCTGGGAACCGGGGGCCGGGTCCTTCGGATCCTGA
- a CDS encoding FecCD family ABC transporter permease yields MTATDTRPATGDTTAGRDGRRRVRRGPVLLAGLSAALLLVALVAAGRGQVAVSPAEVLGSVLHRLGLDVGPRPAAVHGESALWLVRFPRVALAAVVGAALGCAGAVMQGVFGNPLAEPGVIGVSAGAAVGAALAIVTGVTVLGGWTVPAAAFAGGLATTWLVYLLARSGGRTEVVTLVLTGVAVNAVAGAAIGLLMFVADESGVQAIAFWNLGSLAQANWSAVALAAPCLAVGLLATLADARRLDLLALGERSARHLGVDVERLRVRMIVVTALLGAAAVAFTGIIGFVGLVVPHLVRMVAGPGHRLLLPASALGGAIVVVVADLAARTLVDYQELPLGVLSALVGGPAFFWLLRRTRDRAGGWA; encoded by the coding sequence ATGACCGCCACCGACACCCGACCGGCCACCGGGGACACCACCGCCGGTCGCGACGGCCGCCGTCGGGTACGGCGCGGACCGGTCCTGCTCGCCGGGCTCTCCGCCGCCCTGCTGCTGGTCGCCCTGGTCGCCGCCGGGCGGGGGCAGGTGGCGGTCAGCCCGGCGGAGGTGCTCGGCTCGGTGCTGCACCGCCTCGGCCTGGATGTCGGCCCCCGGCCCGCCGCCGTGCACGGTGAGAGCGCGCTGTGGCTGGTCCGCTTCCCCCGGGTCGCGCTCGCCGCCGTGGTCGGCGCCGCGCTCGGCTGCGCCGGTGCGGTGATGCAGGGGGTGTTCGGCAATCCGCTGGCCGAGCCGGGCGTCATCGGCGTCTCGGCGGGCGCGGCGGTCGGAGCGGCACTGGCCATCGTCACCGGTGTCACCGTCCTCGGTGGCTGGACGGTGCCCGCCGCCGCGTTCGCCGGGGGCCTCGCCACCACCTGGCTGGTCTACCTGCTGGCCCGCTCCGGCGGCCGGACCGAGGTGGTCACCCTGGTGCTCACCGGGGTCGCGGTCAACGCCGTCGCCGGGGCCGCCATCGGGCTGCTGATGTTCGTCGCCGACGAGTCGGGTGTGCAGGCCATCGCGTTCTGGAACCTCGGCAGCCTGGCCCAGGCGAACTGGTCGGCGGTCGCGCTGGCCGCGCCCTGCCTGGCGGTCGGGCTGCTCGCCACCCTCGCCGACGCCCGCCGGCTCGACCTGCTCGCCCTGGGCGAACGCTCCGCGCGCCACCTCGGGGTCGACGTGGAACGGCTGCGGGTCCGGATGATCGTGGTCACCGCGCTGCTCGGCGCGGCGGCGGTCGCCTTCACCGGCATCATCGGCTTCGTCGGCCTGGTCGTGCCCCACCTGGTCCGGATGGTCGCCGGCCCCGGACACCGGCTGCTGCTGCCGGCCAGCGCGCTCGGCGGCGCGATCGTCGTCGTCGTCGCCGACCTCGCCGCCCGGACCCTCGTCGACTACCAGGAGCTGCCGCTGGGGGTGCTCTCCGCGCTGGTCGGCGGCCCCGCCTTCTTCTGGCTGCTGCGCCGCACCCGGGACCGTGCCGGCGGGTGGGCGTGA
- a CDS encoding biliverdin-producing heme oxygenase, with protein MDTPPLPFSARLRAASQEVHAAAESQRYVTALVGGELDLAGYLDLVVQHHALYQALESAAEAMRDDPVAGGFVDDALTRLPALEADLIHLAGPDWASRTTPHPTTVAYADRIRTVGGTSPVRFIAHHYTRYLGDLSGGLYIGRAVARRYGLTGQAGVAFYTFDRIPRPTAYKDAYRARLDALPLSPADEAALLDEVLVAYRHNMAVFTALAGHVPDGPGMPEAVA; from the coding sequence ATGGACACCCCACCCCTGCCGTTCTCGGCCCGGCTCCGGGCCGCCAGCCAGGAGGTCCATGCCGCCGCCGAGAGCCAGCGCTACGTCACCGCGCTGGTCGGCGGCGAGCTGGACCTGGCCGGCTACCTCGACCTGGTGGTGCAGCACCATGCCCTGTACCAGGCGTTGGAGTCGGCCGCCGAGGCGATGCGCGACGATCCGGTCGCGGGTGGGTTCGTCGACGACGCGTTGACCCGGCTGCCCGCCCTGGAGGCGGACCTGATCCACCTGGCCGGACCGGACTGGGCGTCGCGCACCACGCCGCACCCGACGACGGTCGCCTACGCCGACCGGATCCGGACCGTGGGCGGCACGTCCCCGGTGCGTTTCATCGCCCACCACTACACCCGCTACCTGGGCGACCTTTCCGGGGGGCTGTACATCGGACGGGCGGTGGCCCGACGGTACGGGCTGACCGGGCAGGCGGGGGTGGCCTTCTACACCTTCGACCGGATCCCCCGGCCCACGGCGTACAAGGACGCGTACCGGGCGCGGTTGGACGCCCTGCCGCTGAGCCCGGCCGACGAGGCGGCGCTGCTGGACGAGGTGCTGGTGGCCTACCGGCACAACATGGCGGTCTTCACCGCCCTGGCCGGGCACGTGCCGGACGGCCCGGGGATGCCGGAGGCGGTGGCGTGA